TCCCAGCCCACGATGGTGTTGAGGACGCAGGTGTGGTCCtggagggtgggagggagcagTGACGGATGAGAGGAGCAGCaaggtgctggaggaggacaCCCCCTCCCTAGGGTAGGCCCTACTTACGTGCAGCGAGGCCCCGTGGAGGACGATGGACTCGCGCACACGCACGCCGGCTCCCACCGTCACCCCCTCCCCGATGGAGACGTTGGGgcccagctgcaggggcagagggaCACGATGAGGTCAGGTAACGGCGCCCTCAGCCCCGCAGGGTCCCCCAGCACTCACCACTGCCGTGCTGTCGATGGAGGCCGTGGGGTGGATGTACACGTTCCCTGCAACACAAGGCAGGGTGTCAGGGAGGCAGCTCCCGGGAGTACCGGGCTCTGTGAGCGGGGCAGGACCTGCCCCGTGggtccccttcctcctctggcTGCATGGGGCAGCTCCTAGGGCCACTGGGGGGATGTCAGAGGGATACCTCTGATGATGGGGCCTCCAGGTTTGTTCTGGGCCAGCCTCTCCGGGTGGGTTTGGCTGTACTGGTTGAGGTAGAGGCGGCTGGCATAGATAGCAGAGCTGGGGGACGAAAAGCAAGGCTGTTACTGTGTCTGTAGTGCCCGCAGGGCAGACGAGGGTCCAAATTCAACGCCTGCCACCCCCACCCGTGGGGCTGTGTCTGAgcaccctcctctccctctcggtgctcctgctgccccagcccgtACCCAGCCGATTTGATCTGGCTCCAGAAGCCATCGGTTTTGTAGACGTAGAGCTTGCCGCTCCCAGCCAGCGCTGTGAAGACGTCCTGCTCCAGCCGGATCACTTCTGCACGCTGCCAGCCGTTGGAGTTCTCCTCTCTGCAAGCGAGAGGACCATTAGCCACCCACCAGGGACCCCAGCAGACTCTCCAAATCTAGGGGCTCCTTGGTCGTGGGGCTCTTCCTAGACTCCTTCCTAGCCGTGCACTTCTCCCCAAAGGCAGGGACGGAGTCGCTCTTCCAGCTGAAACAAGCTCTGGGCCAGAAGCGGGTGGTGCAAGAGCTGCACCTGGCCCAGGCAGGAGTAAGTGTGCTGGACCCTGCCCTCACTGCACAGCCGGGTTTTTGCAGGGCGCTGGCACAGAGCTGAAGGGGAAGCAGAACGCTCCCCGCTGAACAGCCTCGGCCCCTTGTCCAGAGCTGCATGAGgatggggtgggaggagagggagggagaaggggagtcTCAAGCTGGCCAGGAGGAGACACACGGAGGACAGCCTcgcagggctggagcaggaggaaagcacGCGTTACCGCCAGGCACGAcccagcacagagagcagccagCGCAGACACAGAGGGACGGACTTACCCAAGGTAAGGACAGCTGGTGCAGGACCAGGAAACAAGTGAGTGatggcagaggaggagagaagataGAGAAAGAATGGAGGATGAGCGTGCCgctgcagccccggggagcagtggggtgggagggacgcagggcgggggggggctctcACAGCGCTAGCTCCTGCTGGTTCCGCTGGAAGACCTCGCCGATGTGCTGGAAGATGGCGGGCGTGAACAGGTAGATGCCGCAGTTGATCACCTCGCTGACAAAGGTGCTGGGCTTCTCAACGTAGTGCTGCACCTGATCAAGGGAGAGACGTGAGAGTTGGGGCACAGCACCCCTGCCCAGCACCGCCCTCTGCCCCAGTGCATGCAGGAGTGGTGTGGCACCCACCACCCACGCCGTGCCCCTGATGTACCTCCTGCGTGTCCGCGTTCGCCACGATGCAGCCGTAGTTCAGAGCCTGCGTCCTGTTAGCCTGTGGGGCGAGGCCGTATGAGTGCTGGAGTTTGCACCCAGGCCCTCATCCAGCGGCTCCTGGACAAGCCCAGGGCAGAGCAacgctgctcccagccccgccgctCACCGTGGTGCCCAGGATGACAAAGCTGTGCGCGtccccgtgctgctgcctgaagTCCAGCATCTCCTGCAAGGGGAACTCGGAGCACACGTCCGCGTTGAGCACGAAGAAGGCCTCGGCGCCGCCCGACAGGATCTGGTCTCGGAAGTGGTAGATGCCACCGCCCGTGCCCAGCGCCGCGTACTCCTGCAGATACCTGCGGGCcgaggggggcagaggggacaaggggaagggggcagaggggacaAGGACAAGTGTGCTTAGAGCGGGAAGCAGCCAGGGGAAGGCGGCAGGGGGCAGTGCAGCCGGGCACCCACCTGATGGGGATCTTGAACTCCTGCTGTGCCGCCACCAGGAAGCGGCTGAGGGCCTCGTGGGGCTGGTAGAAGCCCATCAGCAGGATCTCCTTCACGCCGGGCACCTGCGGGGCACAGGGGGCAGGGCAGCGCCGGGGCCCGACATCCCCTTACCCCCTGGGTCCCCCATTTCCTCTGACACCCCCATTTGCCCCCGGCTGCCCCATTTCCCCCGAcacccccctttccccccaaCCTCCTAatttccccccagcccccctaTTTCTCCCCCCTTACCCCCAGGTCCCCTATTCCCCTAACgcccccctttccccccaggTCCCCCATTTCCCCTGAcacccccctttccccccaccctcctAATTTCCCCTATGACCCCCCCTTACCCCCGAGGTCCCCCATTCCCCCCAACCTGCTActttccccccagccccctcttTCCCCCAGATCCTCCATTTCCCCCTGACCCCCCATTTCCCCCGACACCCCCatttccccccagccccccgttTCTCCCCGaaccccccattccccccccccagccccccccctttcctcccgaccccccccatgtccccccgtaccccccttttccccccccgTACCCTGGCGCACGCCTCGATGTGGTGCTGCACCATGGGCACGCCGGCCACGGGGAACAGCGGCTTGGGCACCTCGAAGGACAGCGGCCGGAACCGGGTGcctgcgggcagggcagggcagggcagggcagggcagggcggtcagcggggccgggccgggccggtctccgcccgcagcccccggcactCACCCTTCTGCGGGCCGCCGATGAGGATCACGGCTTTGAGCGGCAtcgcggctcggctcggcccggcccggccctgccccgctcccggcgctgcccggcgctgcccggcgcGGCGCTTCCGCACACGTGTGGGACACGTCACCGCGCCGCCACCGCGCCGCCACCGCGCCGCCACcgcgccgccaccgcccccccgcagcccgccggccgccagggggcggctgcggggcgcggggggggggggcggggttTGTGGGGGGGGTGGGCGGGGCTTTGTGGTGTGGGCGGGGTTTTTACGGGCGTGTGTGGGCGGGGCTCGTGGGGGCGGGCGGGGCCTGTGGGCGCGCTGCGGCTGCGGGGCGCGCTGCGCACGGCGGTGTGCGGGCGCGcgcgtgtgcgtgtgtgcgtgtgcgcGCGTGTAAGCACGCGTGTGTACGCGGGGTGGTGCCCAGGCACAGGCCCTCGTGCATGCACACGCGCCCGGGCGAGCAGGTGCGCGCGCACATTTGGATGAGCATCTCTCCGCGCGCGCCCTTGCACACGCGTGTGTCACAGTGCACTGCAGGTGCGCGCCTCAGGGCGATGCGCACGGCCAGGTGCACggtgccagcccccccccccccccagtattTCTACCCCACGAACACACCCCACCACCGGCCCGGTCCCGCAGCCCTGGCACCATCCCCACCTTCCCACACCGCCCTCACCTTGCACGCCTTGCACGCCCACacctcagcccccccagcaccccccaccccccccccagtaaCAGCACAGAGACGGGAACCGGCTGCTCAGGGCCTTTATTGCTGCTCTGGCACGTCGCTTGCTCCAGACCACGGGGACGGTGGCGACTCTGGAGCCCGGCAGAGAGGCGGGGGCAGGCGCGGGGACGGGGGCAGAGCCGGGGCAGAAGCCTTCTCCCCGAAGTCAATAAATAAAAGCCCGAGcgatgcagcagcagctggaaggcGGTGCCCGAACGCTGCCCCCGACCCGCACCGGGGCACCCAGGGGAGGCGAAGGGGGTCTGGGCAGGGAGGGGCACGGAGCACCCCGCACGGCCCCAGTGCGGGCAGCGCCTGTGCGTGTGCAAGGGCACGCGTGTGCAAGGGGGGGTGTGCGTGGCTCAGCAAGGCACGTGTGGGGCCGTGCGTGAGCGCGCTGCGGGGCGGGAGGTGCTGCAgagggtgccggggggggggctttgcAGAAACAGGCGCGTGTGCGAGCATCTCCACCCGCTCGGGGTGCCCCCGGGGAGCACGAGCAGCGTGGGCCTGAGCAGGCGCAGGAGTGTGCGTGGCACGGGGGTGCCCGGGTGCCGGCGGGGGTGGCACGCAGCCCCGGGGAAGGCACCGGCGTGGGTCCCGGGCTGCAGCCCCGCGGGGTGggagcggggccgtgctggTGGCTGGCCCCTCTCTGCACAGCCCCCCCTCCTCGGGCACTGCCGGGCAAAGCAGGGTGACCGCGGGCACCCTCAGTCCGTGCCGGGGGGCTTGTGCCCCTCGCCCCCTGTGCTTGTGGCCGGTGGGAGCCGCGGGTTGTGGTGTAAGGCACGCGGCTGAGCTGGAGGCTGCGGCGGGACCCGTGTTGTGGGGCCAGCCCCCCACCGACCGCATGGCCCAGGCTGGCCGGCGTGCTGGCGGCTCTCCGAGACCCTCATCCGCATCCCGTCCCCATGCCGTCCTCCCCCCAACCCTCTGACACgttctccatccatccatccaccccgGCATCactgcccggccccggctggGGCTCCGTTTTCCTTCTCCATCGTCTCCACCCGAAGAGTCGCcgcctgtccccatccccttccccgTCCTGCCCCGCCAGCATCCCCGGCACGTGGGGTCCGTGGGCTCATCCCGGCTCCTCGGCCGCCCCGTCCCGCGGCCCCTGGAATGTTCCTCTGGCTCCTCGCCCCTCGTGGCTACTGCGGCCCCGGCGGCTGGCCGCCCTGGTAGGAGCGGAGTAAGACCTTGTGCTTGGTGACGGCCTCGCCGCGGCGCCGCTGGTGCTCCACCAGGAACTCCTTGAGGCGGTTGGTGGTGAAGGTGAGGGTCTGGCGGCGCAGCTTCATCAGGTAGGCGTCCTGGAGCCAGGCGTTGGCAAAGCAGTCCTTCACCGTGGGGCGGCTCCTGGCGCAGGGGCGGCTCGGGGTCAGCGGCCACGGGGTGCCCACCACCACCTCCGTGCCCCATGGCATCCCAAAACCGAATGCCAGTGCTTccaccccccccggccccggggcgtCCCAGCCCTCTCCAGGAGCAGGGATGGGTCccgggggtcaccgggctggGGTGGGCACTCACCAGGGGTGGACGGTGAGGACCTTGC
This sequence is a window from Cygnus olor isolate bCygOlo1 chromosome 6, bCygOlo1.pri.v2, whole genome shotgun sequence. Protein-coding genes within it:
- the GMPPA gene encoding mannose-1-phosphate guanyltransferase alpha isoform X2; translation: MPLKAVILIGGPQKGTRFRPLSFEVPKPLFPVAGVPMVQHHIEACARVPGVKEILLMGFYQPHEALSRFLVAAQQEFKIPIRYLQEYAALGTGGGIYHFRDQILSGGAEAFFVLNADVCSEFPLQEMLDFRQQHGDAHSFVILGTTANRTQALNYGCIVANADTQEVQHYVEKPSTFVSEVINCGIYLFTPAIFQHIGEVFQRNQQELALEENSNGWQRAEVIRLEQDVFTALAGSGKLYVYKTDGFWSQIKSAGSAIYASRLYLNQYSQTHPERLAQNKPGGPIIRGNVYIHPTASIDSTAVLGPNVSIGEGVTVGAGVRVRESIVLHGASLHDHTCVLNTIVGWDSTIGRWARVEGTPSDPNPNDPYAKIDSETLFRDGRLTPSITILGCSVTIPAEVVILNSIVLPHKELSRSYKNQIIL
- the GMPPA gene encoding mannose-1-phosphate guanyltransferase alpha isoform X1 codes for the protein MPLKAVILIGGPQKGTRFRPLSFEVPKPLFPVAGVPMVQHHIEACARVPGVKEILLMGFYQPHEALSRFLVAAQQEFKIPIRYLQEYAALGTGGGIYHFRDQILSGGAEAFFVLNADVCSEFPLQEMLDFRQQHGDAHSFVILGTTANRTQALNYGCIVANADTQEVQHYVEKPSTFVSEVINCGIYLFTPAIFQHIGEVFQRNQQELALCPYLGEENSNGWQRAEVIRLEQDVFTALAGSGKLYVYKTDGFWSQIKSAGSAIYASRLYLNQYSQTHPERLAQNKPGGPIIRGNVYIHPTASIDSTAVLGPNVSIGEGVTVGAGVRVRESIVLHGASLHDHTCVLNTIVGWDSTIGRWARVEGTPSDPNPNDPYAKIDSETLFRDGRLTPSITILGCSVTIPAEVVILNSIVLPHKELSRSYKNQIIL